A genomic stretch from Petrimonas mucosa includes:
- a CDS encoding glycosyltransferase family 2 protein, translated as MKRIDAFIPFTDPEQVKITVEELRGSGSIGKIFLLTPERCDRIPEGCIAIPVDTLRSSSTVKQIAERSEADFTLIYLKQTPLKPGYFAFERMVRIAEECGAGMVYADHYAIINGERCPHPVIDYQEGSLRDDFNFGSLLLYDSAALKRAAQRMERGEYRHAGLYDLRLKVSQQHQLVHINEYLYSEVEEDTRDSGRKIFDYVDPRNREVQLEMEQACTQHLKDVGAYLEPVFEEVDLEEGHFDVKASVIIPVRNRIRTIRDAIISVLRQKTDFPFNLIVIDNHSTDGTTEAIASFSNDPRLIHLIPDRDDLGIGGCWNAGVHHAACGRFAVQLDSDDLYSGEDTLQRIVDAFYEQKCAMVVGSYRMTDFNLETIPPGVIDHREWTPGNGRNNALRINGLGAPRAFFTPLLREIKAPNTSYGEDYALGLNISRRYRIGRIYDELYLCRRWEENSDASLDITKVNAHNLYKDRIRTWELQARKNRR; from the coding sequence ATGAAAAGAATAGACGCCTTTATCCCCTTCACGGATCCGGAACAGGTTAAGATTACAGTTGAGGAGCTCAGAGGGTCCGGATCGATTGGAAAAATCTTTCTGCTAACACCGGAAAGATGCGACCGGATACCGGAAGGGTGCATCGCCATTCCGGTGGACACCCTTCGAAGCAGCAGCACCGTGAAGCAGATTGCCGAGCGGTCGGAAGCAGATTTTACATTGATCTACCTGAAACAGACCCCATTGAAACCGGGGTATTTTGCGTTTGAAAGGATGGTTCGCATTGCGGAGGAGTGCGGTGCCGGTATGGTATATGCCGACCATTATGCCATTATCAATGGCGAAAGGTGCCCCCACCCGGTGATCGACTATCAGGAGGGGAGCCTGCGTGACGATTTCAATTTCGGCTCGTTGCTCCTCTACGACTCGGCTGCGCTGAAGAGGGCTGCCCAACGGATGGAAAGGGGAGAATACAGACATGCCGGACTCTACGACCTCCGGCTGAAGGTGTCGCAACAACATCAGCTGGTTCACATCAATGAATACCTCTATTCGGAGGTGGAGGAGGATACCCGCGACTCCGGACGGAAGATTTTCGACTACGTGGACCCCAGGAACAGGGAGGTCCAACTGGAGATGGAACAGGCCTGCACCCAACACCTGAAGGATGTGGGGGCATACCTGGAACCCGTATTCGAGGAGGTTGACCTGGAAGAGGGTCATTTTGACGTCAAGGCGTCGGTCATCATCCCGGTCCGCAACCGCATCAGAACCATCCGTGATGCCATCATTTCGGTGCTACGTCAGAAGACCGATTTTCCCTTCAACCTGATAGTGATCGACAACCACTCCACCGATGGCACTACCGAAGCCATCGCCAGCTTCAGCAACGACCCGCGGCTGATACATCTCATACCCGATAGGGATGATCTGGGCATCGGGGGGTGCTGGAATGCAGGCGTCCATCACGCAGCGTGTGGCAGGTTCGCAGTACAGCTCGACAGTGACGATCTCTACAGCGGGGAAGATACGTTACAAAGGATTGTCGATGCGTTCTACGAGCAGAAGTGTGCCATGGTGGTGGGCAGCTACCGGATGACCGATTTCAATCTGGAGACAATTCCTCCCGGTGTGATCGATCACAGGGAGTGGACACCCGGGAACGGGAGGAACAACGCCCTTCGTATCAACGGGCTGGGAGCACCCCGGGCCTTCTTTACCCCGCTGCTGCGTGAGATCAAGGCACCCAACACCAGCTATGGCGAGGATTATGCCCTCGGGCTCAACATCTCCCGCCGATACCGGATCGGAAGGATCTACGACGAACTCTATCTTTGCCGTCGCTGGGAAGAGAACAGCGACGCTTCTCTCGACATCACAAAAGTGAACGCACATAACCTCTATAAAGACCGGATCAGGACATGGGAACTGCAGGCCAGAAAAAACCGGAGGTAG
- a CDS encoding SpoIID/LytB domain-containing protein has translation MGTAGQKKPEVAEPIIRVGIIQEQEMIGFTLHSTYRLEGEPFPPGNYSVILKGKKILFQGKSYDKITFEPDRIHEDSFELKAVTIGIGFHWERKEDQRFLGGLSFIRGRGGITAVNNVALEDYLKSVISSEMSATSSGELLKAHAVISRSWLLAQLVKSRNIGEGYRTSSVTPTEIIRWYDREDHDRFDVCADDHCQRYQGITRQTTALVNEAIDSTRGEVITCNGIVCDARFSKCCGGATEAFENVWEPVPHPYLQGMADNGEGFPLPDLTCEKHAAAWIHSSPPAFCNTQESRILRQVLNDYDRETNDFYRWKVVYRQAELSRLIRERSGIDFGGIIALEPLERGVSGRIIRLRIVGTERVTTIGKELEIRRTLSPTHLYSAAFVVDAGEMDEKGVPQKFTLTGAGWGHGVGLCQIGAAVMAERGYGYAAILHHYFPHTRIDQKY, from the coding sequence ATGGGAACTGCAGGCCAGAAAAAACCGGAGGTAGCCGAACCGATTATTCGCGTGGGGATCATACAGGAGCAGGAGATGATCGGCTTTACCCTCCACTCCACATACAGGTTGGAAGGAGAGCCATTTCCGCCGGGCAATTATTCGGTTATCCTGAAAGGGAAGAAGATCCTCTTTCAGGGAAAGAGTTACGATAAGATCACGTTTGAACCGGACCGGATCCATGAGGATTCGTTCGAGTTGAAAGCGGTAACGATTGGCATCGGGTTTCACTGGGAGCGGAAAGAGGATCAGCGCTTTCTGGGTGGATTATCCTTCATCCGGGGGAGAGGGGGCATCACCGCTGTCAACAATGTCGCCCTCGAGGATTACCTCAAAAGCGTCATCTCCTCCGAAATGAGCGCCACCAGCTCCGGGGAACTGCTGAAAGCACATGCCGTCATCTCCCGCAGCTGGCTGTTGGCCCAATTGGTGAAGAGCAGAAATATTGGAGAGGGGTACCGTACCTCATCCGTTACGCCCACCGAGATTATCCGCTGGTACGACCGGGAGGATCACGACCGTTTCGATGTCTGTGCAGACGACCATTGTCAGCGCTACCAGGGAATTACCCGGCAGACCACCGCTCTGGTGAACGAGGCAATCGACTCGACACGGGGAGAGGTGATCACTTGCAACGGGATCGTCTGTGATGCCCGCTTCTCGAAATGTTGCGGCGGAGCGACGGAGGCTTTCGAAAATGTGTGGGAACCTGTTCCACACCCCTATCTGCAAGGAATGGCAGATAATGGTGAAGGTTTCCCGTTACCCGATCTCACCTGCGAGAAGCATGCCGCAGCATGGATCCACTCGTCACCACCCGCCTTCTGTAATACGCAGGAGAGCCGGATACTCAGGCAGGTCCTGAATGATTACGACCGTGAGACGAACGACTTCTACCGCTGGAAAGTGGTCTATAGGCAAGCGGAACTGAGTCGACTGATCCGGGAACGATCCGGCATCGATTTCGGCGGGATCATCGCGCTGGAGCCGCTAGAACGGGGTGTATCGGGACGTATCATTCGGCTCAGGATCGTGGGAACCGAACGGGTGACAACGATCGGAAAGGAACTGGAGATACGGCGTACACTCTCGCCCACGCACCTCTACAGCGCTGCCTTCGTGGTGGATGCCGGAGAGATGGATGAAAAAGGTGTACCGCAAAAGTTTACGCTCACCGGAGCAGGCTGGGGACACGGCGTAGGTTTATGCCAGATCGGTGCAGCAGTGATGGCAGAACGGGGCTACGGATATGCAGCCATCCTGCACCACTATTTTCCCCACACCAGGATCGACCAAAAATATTAA
- a CDS encoding AmpG family muropeptide MFS transporter produces MKKRVCSPWSWIPTLYFAEGLPYVVVMTVAVIMYKRFGLSNTDIALYTSWLYLPWVIKPFWSPFVDILKTKRWWIITMQLLIGAGMAGIAFTLPTPLFLQASLAFFWLTAFSSATHDIAADGFYMLALDQSQQSFFVGIRSTFYRLAMITGQGLLVVLAGYLEKTTGTIPYAWSLTFFILAGLFLAFFIYHRFLLPYPSTDSGRAARTPQEVLIEFGRTFKSFFSKKGIGLAIAFMLLYRLAEAMLVKLASPFLLDSRGVGGLGLTTSEVGITYGTVGVISLTLGGILGGIMASRQGLKYWLWPMALAITLPNAAYLYLAYFQPENILWVNVAVAIEQFGYGFGFTAYMLYLIYFSQGEHKTAHYSICTGFMALGMMLPGMAAGWIQEQLGYHHFFVLVMILTIPTLLLIPYMKVDPGFGRSKRGEPEKRQ; encoded by the coding sequence ATGAAAAAAAGAGTGTGTTCACCGTGGAGCTGGATACCGACGCTCTATTTTGCCGAAGGCCTCCCCTATGTGGTGGTAATGACCGTTGCCGTGATCATGTACAAACGTTTTGGCCTTTCGAATACCGATATTGCCCTCTATACTTCATGGCTCTATCTTCCGTGGGTCATCAAGCCCTTCTGGAGTCCGTTTGTGGATATCCTGAAAACCAAGCGGTGGTGGATCATAACGATGCAGCTGCTTATTGGTGCAGGCATGGCTGGTATCGCCTTCACATTACCTACCCCCCTCTTCCTGCAGGCATCCCTCGCCTTTTTCTGGCTGACCGCTTTCAGTTCGGCCACTCATGACATTGCTGCCGACGGCTTCTACATGCTCGCATTGGACCAATCGCAACAGTCGTTTTTTGTAGGAATAAGGAGCACCTTCTACAGGCTGGCCATGATTACCGGTCAGGGATTGCTGGTCGTACTGGCAGGCTACCTGGAAAAAACGACCGGTACGATTCCTTATGCCTGGAGCCTCACCTTTTTCATACTGGCGGGACTCTTCCTAGCATTCTTTATCTACCACCGGTTTCTGCTCCCCTACCCTTCGACCGATTCCGGGAGAGCCGCCCGTACACCGCAGGAGGTGCTGATCGAATTCGGAAGAACCTTCAAATCCTTTTTCTCCAAAAAGGGAATTGGATTGGCCATTGCATTCATGTTACTCTACAGACTGGCAGAGGCAATGCTGGTGAAACTGGCATCGCCCTTCCTGCTCGACAGCCGTGGGGTCGGCGGTCTGGGGTTAACCACTTCCGAAGTGGGCATAACTTACGGTACGGTAGGTGTGATCAGCCTGACGCTCGGGGGCATTCTCGGCGGTATCATGGCTTCGCGACAGGGGTTGAAATATTGGCTCTGGCCCATGGCGTTGGCCATCACCCTGCCCAATGCAGCCTACCTCTACCTCGCATATTTCCAACCGGAAAACATCTTATGGGTAAACGTCGCCGTGGCGATCGAACAGTTTGGCTACGGTTTCGGATTCACCGCCTATATGCTCTATCTGATCTATTTCTCTCAGGGCGAACACAAAACAGCCCACTACTCCATCTGCACGGGATTCATGGCACTGGGAATGATGCTGCCGGGAATGGCGGCCGGATGGATACAGGAGCAACTGGGCTACCACCATTTCTTTGTTCTGGTCATGATCCTCACCATACCGACCCTGCTGCTGATTCCCTACATGAAAGTGGATCCCGGTTTCGGCAGATCGAAGAGAGGGGAACCGGAGAAACGGCAATGA
- a CDS encoding ATPase, protein MEKALSEKIVIADSGATKTDWCLVQGGEILKRFFTHGISPVYQTEAEMAKEIRLHVYPQLREQQFRSIRFYGTGCIPEKSAAVSQALYQSFPIEEIQVYSDLMAAAHGLCGYEPGIACILGTGSNSCEWDGSSIIKQVPPLGFILGDEGSGAALGKLLVGDALKNRLPDGLKERLLAEYDLDQATIIERVYRQPFPSRFLAGLAPFLLKHIDHPHIRHMVIRSFSDFLERNVMQYDYRKNRVNFVGSIAWHFSGLLREVAAEKGIETGKIEQSPMEGLISYYA, encoded by the coding sequence ATGGAGAAAGCATTATCCGAAAAGATAGTGATTGCCGACAGCGGCGCTACCAAGACCGACTGGTGCCTGGTTCAAGGAGGGGAAATCTTGAAGCGGTTTTTCACCCACGGTATCAGTCCCGTCTACCAGACCGAAGCGGAGATGGCCAAAGAGATCAGGTTGCATGTCTACCCCCAGTTAAGGGAGCAGCAGTTTCGATCGATCCGGTTTTACGGTACCGGCTGTATCCCGGAGAAGAGTGCAGCCGTGAGCCAGGCACTATACCAATCGTTCCCCATCGAGGAGATTCAAGTCTACAGCGACCTGATGGCCGCGGCACATGGCCTCTGCGGATATGAACCGGGCATTGCCTGTATCCTGGGCACCGGGAGCAACTCCTGCGAATGGGACGGTTCAAGCATCATCAAACAGGTGCCGCCACTTGGATTTATCCTGGGTGATGAGGGCAGCGGCGCCGCACTGGGAAAGCTGCTGGTGGGCGATGCGCTCAAGAACCGGTTGCCCGATGGATTGAAGGAGCGCCTCCTTGCCGAGTACGACCTGGATCAGGCAACCATCATCGAGAGAGTTTACCGCCAACCCTTCCCCAGCCGTTTTTTGGCGGGACTGGCACCCTTCCTGCTGAAACATATCGACCACCCACATATTCGCCATATGGTTATCCGGAGCTTCTCAGATTTCCTTGAGAGAAATGTCATGCAATATGATTATCGGAAAAATAGGGTTAATTTTGTGGGCTCCATCGCCTGGCACTTCTCCGGACTGCTGCGTGAAGTTGCCGCAGAGAAGGGGATTGAGACCGGGAAGATCGAGCAATCTCCCATGGAAGGATTGATAAGTTATTACGCTTGA
- the murQ gene encoding N-acetylmuramic acid 6-phosphate etherase: MTFINITEQPSLYNDLENKPVSEILTDINREDQKVALAVQQTIPEIEKLVNGIVERMKRGGRLFYIGAGTSGRLGVLDASEIPPTYGMPDTYVIGLIAGGDTALRRPVESAEDDEEQAWKELQAYKINRHDTVVGIAASGTTPYVIGALRRAREAGLLTGAISCNPGSPVSAEAEIRIEPVVGPEYVTGSTRMKSGTAQKLVLNMISTAVMIKLGRVKGNKMVNMQLTNRKLVDRGVRMIVDELGLPYDQARNLLLLHRSVKAAIEVYKNQ, from the coding sequence ATGACATTTATCAACATAACCGAACAACCGTCGCTCTATAACGACCTGGAGAACAAGCCGGTTTCTGAAATCCTTACCGATATCAACCGGGAAGACCAGAAGGTGGCCCTTGCAGTGCAACAGACCATTCCCGAGATAGAGAAGCTTGTCAACGGAATTGTGGAACGGATGAAACGGGGCGGACGGCTCTTCTATATCGGAGCAGGCACCAGCGGAAGGCTCGGCGTGCTGGATGCTTCGGAGATTCCCCCGACATACGGAATGCCCGACACCTACGTTATCGGATTGATTGCCGGTGGCGACACCGCTTTGCGCAGGCCGGTGGAGTCGGCCGAAGACGATGAGGAACAGGCTTGGAAAGAGCTGCAGGCATATAAGATCAATCGGCACGACACCGTGGTGGGTATTGCGGCATCGGGAACAACACCTTATGTGATAGGGGCATTGCGCAGGGCACGAGAAGCGGGCCTCCTCACCGGAGCGATAAGCTGCAATCCCGGTTCACCCGTGTCGGCGGAAGCCGAGATCAGGATCGAACCGGTTGTCGGACCGGAGTATGTGACCGGAAGTACCCGGATGAAATCGGGCACGGCACAGAAATTGGTGCTCAACATGATTTCGACTGCCGTGATGATCAAACTGGGCAGGGTCAAAGGCAACAAGATGGTGAACATGCAGCTGACCAACCGGAAACTGGTCGACCGTGGCGTCCGGATGATTGTCGACGAGCTCGGATTGCCCTATGACCAGGCAAGGAACCTGCTGCTCCTGCACAGAAGCGTCAAGGCAGCAATTGAAGTGTATAAGAACCAATAG
- a CDS encoding alpha/beta hydrolase: MKKTVFILLLLITSLSCVSQETRYKTVREIPYYDDAIRSSDSYIRERCTLDIYYPLNKKDFPTVVWFHGGGLTGGEKELPEGLKEKGFCIIGVNYRLSPKVQAPAYIEDAAAAVAWAFKKIGEYGGDPSKIFVSGHSAGGYLTCMVGLDKKYLAAHQIDADRIAGLIPLSAQTITHFSIREQRGIANTKAVVDEFAPLYHVRPDAPPLLLITGDRELEMLGRYEENAYLARMMKVAGHQHTRLLELDGYDHGMVYPALPLVVKEIEKISSEASR; encoded by the coding sequence ATGAAAAAAACTGTTTTTATCCTTTTACTACTCATTACGTCGCTCAGTTGCGTTTCTCAGGAGACGAGATACAAGACCGTCAGGGAGATTCCCTACTACGATGATGCGATAAGAAGTTCAGACAGCTACATCAGGGAGCGCTGCACCCTCGACATCTACTATCCTTTAAATAAGAAAGATTTTCCCACCGTCGTATGGTTTCATGGCGGCGGGTTGACAGGCGGGGAGAAGGAGCTGCCCGAAGGATTGAAAGAGAAGGGATTCTGTATCATCGGCGTCAACTACCGGCTCTCACCGAAAGTTCAGGCACCGGCATACATTGAGGATGCCGCGGCTGCAGTGGCCTGGGCATTCAAGAAAATCGGGGAATATGGCGGTGATCCATCCAAGATTTTTGTTTCGGGACACTCGGCCGGAGGCTATCTCACCTGCATGGTGGGGTTGGACAAGAAGTACCTGGCGGCACACCAGATCGACGCCGACCGTATCGCGGGACTTATCCCCCTAAGTGCGCAAACCATCACACACTTCTCTATCCGTGAACAACGGGGAATAGCAAATACCAAGGCGGTGGTCGACGAATTTGCCCCTCTCTATCATGTCCGTCCCGATGCCCCCCCGCTCCTGCTGATTACTGGGGACAGGGAGCTGGAGATGTTGGGCAGATATGAGGAGAATGCCTACCTGGCCCGTATGATGAAAGTGGCTGGACACCAGCATACCCGCCTGCTAGAGCTCGACGGTTACGATCATGGCATGGTCTATCCGGCTCTCCCTCTCGTAGTGAAGGAGATCGAGAAAATTTCCTCCGAAGCCAGCAGGTAA
- a CDS encoding TonB-dependent receptor, translating into MKKLIWILIATIYTVAAFPQHSNPEPQQTRNRQGEGDATVVGHILHKKTKEHIPYITISLKGTPHATSTDESGHYYLKELPRGDFKLVVSGVGYKTVELPVTLYQGKTIEVNVYLEEDDLLLETVVVSANRTETKRKEAPSMVSIISPMLLENTNSVTLAQGLNFQPGLRLESNCQNCGFQQVRINGLDGPYSQILIDSRPIFSALAGVYGIEQIPANMIERVEVMRGGGSALFGSNAIAGTINIITKEPKNNSISVSNITNMIGGSTPDNNLAFHASLVDNDLKNGLLVFGSNRQRDAFDYDKDGFTEIGKLEGSNIGMRAFYKFNNYKRLTAEYHFINEFRRGGNKLDTPPHFTDITEQTEHNIHSANGSYNYLSRNYRHKFNAYLSGQFIDRQSYYGTQGDPNAYGTTADNSIMGGVQYSYSIEKLLFMPSEVTTGAELNYNKMSDEMVGYNRKLDQEVNTKSLFLQNEWRNAAWSILAGVRVDKHNLIKDAIVSPRINIRFAPVPLIVLRGGYSTGFRAPQAFDEDLHITAVGGEVSIIQLSPQLRPEFSQSFTLSADLYRSFGSVQTNLVIEVFYTHLKDVFLLEEMGRDDQGNLLMERRNGSGALVRGVNVEGTIAPDKRFQLQLGGTLQKSLYTRPEVWSSNPDIKPQRNMFRTPDLYGYFTATCTPTTAFTLSFSGIYTGPMLVQHFAGYIPEDREFRTPDFSDFTVKLAYNFKVTGDATLQLNGGIQNLFNSFQEDFDQGPLRDAGYMYGPSLPRTLFAGVKFTM; encoded by the coding sequence ATGAAGAAACTTATATGGATCTTGATTGCGACAATTTATACCGTCGCTGCTTTTCCGCAACATAGCAACCCGGAACCCCAACAAACGAGAAACCGGCAAGGAGAGGGCGACGCAACCGTCGTCGGCCACATCCTGCACAAAAAGACCAAGGAGCATATTCCGTACATCACGATATCCCTAAAGGGTACACCACACGCAACCTCAACCGACGAATCGGGACATTACTACCTGAAGGAACTCCCCCGAGGCGACTTTAAGCTTGTCGTATCGGGAGTCGGCTACAAAACGGTAGAGCTACCCGTAACCCTATACCAGGGAAAAACCATCGAGGTGAATGTCTACCTGGAGGAGGATGATCTCCTGCTAGAAACCGTAGTGGTATCGGCTAACCGGACAGAGACCAAACGGAAGGAGGCCCCTTCGATGGTCAGCATCATATCCCCGATGCTACTGGAGAACACCAACTCGGTTACCCTGGCCCAAGGGTTGAATTTCCAGCCCGGTTTACGGCTCGAAAGCAACTGCCAGAACTGCGGGTTCCAGCAGGTTCGTATCAATGGACTGGACGGTCCCTACTCGCAGATTCTTATCGACAGCCGCCCCATATTCAGTGCCTTGGCCGGAGTATACGGCATTGAACAGATACCGGCCAACATGATCGAGCGGGTAGAGGTGATGCGTGGTGGAGGATCGGCCCTTTTCGGGTCGAATGCCATAGCCGGAACCATCAACATCATCACGAAAGAGCCGAAAAACAACTCCATTTCGGTAAGCAACATAACCAACATGATCGGCGGCAGCACTCCCGACAACAATCTTGCATTCCATGCCTCGCTGGTAGATAACGACCTGAAGAACGGATTGCTGGTTTTCGGTTCAAATCGCCAACGCGATGCATTTGACTACGACAAGGACGGCTTCACCGAGATCGGCAAACTGGAAGGAAGCAATATCGGAATGCGTGCTTTTTACAAGTTCAACAATTACAAGAGGCTGACGGCGGAATACCACTTTATCAACGAGTTCAGGCGCGGAGGGAACAAGCTCGACACTCCACCCCACTTTACCGATATCACCGAACAGACGGAACACAACATCCATTCGGCAAATGGCAGTTACAACTACCTCTCGCGCAACTACAGGCACAAGTTCAATGCCTACCTGTCGGGACAGTTTATCGATCGCCAGAGCTACTACGGGACACAGGGAGACCCCAATGCATACGGCACCACGGCCGACAACAGCATTATGGGAGGAGTCCAGTATAGCTACTCCATAGAAAAATTGCTGTTCATGCCTTCTGAAGTAACCACAGGAGCTGAATTGAATTACAACAAGATGAGCGACGAGATGGTCGGCTACAACCGCAAATTGGACCAGGAGGTGAACACAAAGAGTCTTTTCCTGCAGAATGAATGGAGAAATGCTGCCTGGAGCATCTTGGCAGGAGTCAGGGTGGACAAACACAACCTGATTAAAGATGCCATAGTGAGTCCGAGAATCAATATCCGGTTTGCTCCGGTCCCCCTCATTGTACTACGCGGCGGCTACTCCACAGGATTCCGCGCCCCCCAGGCTTTCGACGAAGACCTGCACATCACCGCCGTTGGTGGCGAAGTAAGCATCATCCAACTGTCACCGCAGTTGAGACCCGAGTTTTCCCAATCCTTTACCCTCTCTGCCGATTTATACAGATCGTTTGGATCGGTGCAGACAAATCTGGTTATCGAAGTCTTTTACACGCACCTGAAGGATGTCTTCCTGCTGGAGGAGATGGGACGGGATGATCAGGGCAATCTGCTGATGGAACGACGAAACGGATCGGGTGCCCTGGTAAGGGGGGTAAACGTCGAGGGTACCATTGCTCCCGACAAGAGGTTCCAGCTGCAGCTGGGTGGAACACTCCAGAAGAGTCTCTATACCCGACCGGAAGTCTGGAGCAGCAATCCCGACATCAAACCGCAACGCAACATGTTCCGGACGCCGGATCTATACGGCTATTTCACGGCAACCTGCACGCCGACAACCGCTTTCACTCTCTCCTTCTCCGGCATCTATACCGGCCCCATGCTGGTACAACACTTCGCCGGATATATACCGGAAGATCGGGAGTTCAGGACACCCGACTTTTCCGATTTCACGGTCAAGCTTGCATACAACTTCAAAGTGACCGGCGATGCCACTCTTCAGCTCAACGGCGGCATACAGAACCTCTTCAACAGTTTTCAGGAGGATTTCGACCAGGGACCGCTTCGCGATGCGGGATACATGTATGGACCGTCACTGCCGAGAACGCTCTTTGCAGGAGTAAAATTCACGATGTAA
- a CDS encoding DUF1846 domain-containing protein — protein sequence MKNFSRIGFDNEKYLQEQTSAILERVNRFTDKLYLEFGGKILYDYHAARVLPGFAPNVKMRLLQKLKDKVEVIMCVYAGDIERNKIRADFGITYDVDVLKSIDDLKWYGINVAAVVITRYEKQPAAEIFKNKLELKGIKVYLHYPTRGYPKNIDLIVSDEGYGANQYIETTRPIVVVTGPGPGSGKLATALSNLYHDFKKGKNAGYAKFETFPIWDLPLDHMVNIAYEAATSDLGDINMIDPFHLKAYGVEAVNYNRDIEAFNLLKEILTKITGNDSVYLSPTDMGVNRISAGIIDDERCQEAAFQEIIRRHLRGFVDYGMGLIDKETLDRNAAIMQRVGAKDEDRLVVEPARRAAKEAERSGKGYGGIYCGAAIELHDGTIITGKNSSLLHASSGMILNAIKHLAGLPDNMVLLPENIIDSVTHLKKDILNGKNASLDVEETLIALSISAISNPAAQMALQKLTELNNCEMHSTHIPTPGDEAGLRKLKINVTSDPLFSSKRLFVSE from the coding sequence ATGAAAAATTTTAGCCGTATTGGTTTTGACAACGAAAAGTACCTTCAGGAACAGACTTCAGCCATCCTCGAACGCGTAAACCGCTTTACCGATAAACTCTACCTCGAATTCGGAGGGAAAATCTTATACGATTATCATGCCGCCAGGGTCTTGCCTGGTTTTGCTCCCAACGTAAAGATGCGTCTGCTGCAAAAGCTGAAAGATAAGGTAGAGGTGATCATGTGCGTCTATGCCGGTGATATCGAACGCAACAAGATCAGGGCCGATTTTGGCATTACCTACGATGTGGATGTCTTGAAAAGCATCGACGATTTAAAATGGTACGGCATCAATGTGGCTGCCGTTGTCATTACCCGATACGAAAAACAGCCCGCCGCCGAAATCTTCAAGAATAAACTTGAACTGAAAGGGATCAAGGTCTACCTGCACTATCCCACGCGCGGTTATCCCAAGAACATCGACCTGATTGTAAGCGATGAGGGATACGGTGCCAACCAGTATATCGAGACCACACGCCCCATCGTTGTGGTAACCGGTCCCGGACCGGGCAGCGGCAAGCTCGCCACAGCCTTGAGCAACCTCTATCACGACTTCAAGAAGGGGAAGAATGCCGGATATGCAAAGTTCGAAACCTTCCCTATCTGGGATCTTCCCCTGGATCATATGGTCAACATCGCCTACGAGGCAGCCACTTCCGACCTGGGCGATATAAACATGATCGATCCCTTCCACCTGAAGGCTTATGGAGTGGAGGCCGTCAACTACAATCGCGACATTGAAGCTTTCAACCTGTTGAAAGAGATCCTGACCAAGATTACCGGAAACGATTCGGTCTACCTCTCCCCCACAGATATGGGAGTAAACCGGATCAGTGCGGGGATTATCGACGACGAGCGCTGCCAGGAGGCTGCTTTCCAGGAGATTATCCGTCGTCACTTACGGGGATTTGTCGATTACGGTATGGGGCTGATCGACAAGGAGACGCTCGACCGTAACGCCGCAATCATGCAGCGGGTCGGAGCGAAAGATGAAGATCGCCTTGTAGTTGAACCGGCCCGGAGAGCGGCCAAGGAGGCGGAAAGGAGCGGAAAGGGATATGGAGGGATCTATTGCGGAGCCGCCATCGAGCTGCACGACGGCACCATCATTACCGGCAAGAACTCCTCGTTGCTGCATGCCTCGTCGGGGATGATACTGAATGCCATCAAGCATCTGGCGGGACTGCCCGACAACATGGTGCTGCTACCAGAAAATATCATCGACTCGGTTACCCACCTGAAAAAGGATATCCTGAACGGCAAGAATGCGAGCCTGGATGTGGAAGAGACACTCATTGCCCTGTCAATAAGCGCAATATCCAATCCGGCCGCACAAATGGCCTTGCAGAAACTGACCGAGCTGAACAACTGCGAGATGCACTCCACGCATATTCCCACACCTGGGGACGAAGCCGGGTTGAGAAAGCTGAAGATCAATGTAACCAGCGACCCGCTCTTTTCCAGCAAGCGGTTGTTTGTAAGTGAATAA